The window GCCTACGACATATTCTACTGGAAATGGGAATCCGGAGAGAGAGCAATCACCACATTGTATTTGCATGCATTGGGAATACAAACTCCCATCCGAGAATTGTTATGTAGTCCACATAATATTTTCTCATTTTGCACACAGTGTTTGCAAAGCATGTGAGAGACAAGGAGACAAGCACTTTATTTGGGCATATGCTGCCAGATTTGGTCATTAGTTATGCATCGAATCGAATGAACTGCATAATCATTCTGTCCTCAATGCGCACACAATCTAATACTGCACACATATTCATGTAACTTCCATGCAACTTCCGAaagactagagagagagagagtgtttgTGTGTCACCAAAATCCATGCAGCCACCAAGAACTGGATGGTTAGAACAACCGAAGACCAAAGGGCAAGTCATGAAAGGACAAACATGCACTGAAACAGTgtaaaagaggaggaggaggaggagatgaaggGGAAAAAGGAAAAGGTGAAGGCCACAGAAAACCCATCTCTTTCTTTACGTGTCTCTGTCGAAGGGAATCTGAGTTTTCGTCTGCTTTCAACAAGTCCAATGCAGTCTGTCTCGAGGGAATAAAGCAGCCAACCCAGTCCATGTAAATTCTGAGCAAAGTGGGAGAGATGGCCCTTCTTGGTTTATCCTTTGCAGGTGACTGCATAATGAACGAAATGGAAGCTGAAATGAATCAGTAGgggtgatagatagatagatggatggagagagagagagagagagagagagagagagagagatgcagctTTATCTTTTGAGTAAAGGGTGGGGGTCTCCTAAGAATCTTTTATGTTGGGGCCTCCTTCAAATGACAAGTAAAGGAGGAAAGGGTAAATGCCGTGGGCGTAAGATTCCATGTCGGCTCACGTTGCCTCACATGAGCCCAATCATGGATATAGGTGTGTGCCAAACTGTTTGACACCTCATGGTATCAGATTCGAAGATGCTGCAGCATGTAAGTTATTGTATGATAATGCCTGTGGTAAGGAAGGCCTTCCTGTCCATTTCAgtgtccagagagagagagagagagagggaatgaTGCATGAGATCATCATCTTACAAAAAGTCATGCTTATCTTCTACCATGAGATTGCAGGTTGTTCTTCTTTGCTGCAAGAGTCTGATCTCATTGTTCTCCATTGCTTCAAGAGTCTGATCTCATTGACGGCTGCATCCACTAAATACATATACGGAATTAAtagttctttaaatcaaaaaaataattGTGGACTGCAAAAACTAATCGTCAGTGTTGAGGTTGATGAGCTTTTTTATTTCAATCAGATTGTTTGCAGAATCGGATTACTTCGAGTTCAATTAATAAATTCAATCTTGAAAAATAAACCCTTGGAGTTAAGAATTTGTCTATTTGATAAATATCCAATCTATCTCAATTTTTGCCAGGAGAGATAATAAAAGTCAAACTTATGATATCTATCATTTTATGTTTTAATTAGGAATGGAAAGTCGAACTAATGTAAATCTTAATTTAGCATTTAGTATCACTCGGCATAAAGGTGATACTTGAGTGTGGCAATTATTCTCGTATCATATCTATCATTTTATGTTTTTATTAGGAATGGAGAGTCGAACTATGTAAATCATAATTTAACATTTAGTATCACTTGGTATAAATGCGATACTTAGAGTGTGACGATTATTCTCGTatgatatttatcattttatgtttTTATTAGGAATGGAGAGTCGAACTATGTAAATCATAATTTAGCATTTAGTATCACTTGGTATAAAGGTTATATGTGGCAATTATTCTCGCATGATatctatcatttttatgtttttattagaAATGGAGAGTCAAACTATGTAAATCTTAATTTAGCATTTAGTATCACTTGGTATAAAGGTGATACTTAGTATGGCAATCGATGAACAAGCTTTGATGTGCACAGGTTGTGGACTTTAACAGATAATATGATCATAAAAAGATGGTTTACTTGACATAACTAATACTGTAAAGTAGACAAAAACAACTTTTTTATGGGCACATTATTAATACTCTTTCTATGGATGCATAAGACGACCATCAAACAAAAATTTTGCTGGGCATGTTGTGAGTCCCAGTGATTGATGCATCAGATATCTGACACGAGATTCCCAGCGCACAGGGAAGATGGATTCTACGTCGACGGCCATGCACGTGGTGTGCTCTGGGAACATCGGAGACGCTCGATAGATCGGAGGCGATAGGATGCGCAGGTGGGGGTGTCAAATCATTTGCAGCGTGGAAACGTCTTTCCTGAAGTGGACATGCGGTTTTGTGCTACTTACTAATTGCAGAGTTGCTCACGGGTGTGCCACTCGCTGCTCTTCTCCACCATGGCTTCCTCGGTCGCATTACAATCGTCGACCAGTGTTCGCTAAAGACAGTGGCTGCAGCAGTTCCGCCTACTGGCTAAAGAAGAAGAGTGGGTGCAGCAGTTTCTCGTAGTGGGGAATGGAATCGATCCGGGATGATTAGGTttcgattttattttatttttttcttttattttagaaAATCAAAATACATTTGTTTCGATTTCAAAtcgtttaaatatatttaaaaataaatataaaacacatatataaaataataaataataatgaaaTTTAAATTAATGAAAGTGGGTTTGAATCTTAAGagaggttttttttttgtttgattaaagattttattttattttatttttttattttcgaaaGTTGTATTTAGTGACATTTAAACTTTGCCCGTCACAGAGTTAtacatctatttttaaaattttaaaaataaaattataattattttcatattttaaattattttttaattaaaaaataaataataataataataataataattcgaaTCGCAATTCTGATTTGGAGAAACCGAAACCGCGGTCAGGTCTTTGGAGTTACTTCATGTGCATGGTTAAATCGTTAAATTTCCCTTAAGAGTGACTTGTTTCATTGTCCGTAAGCAGACAGCCCAGCCCCTTTCATTGTCCGTTAAGACATCCATTTGCTGTGAGACGAATAATTTCACCGGACAAACTATCCCATATAAACACGCTCTTAGATAATTAGCTGATCGGGGGGAGACCATAAAGATATCGATATTATTCGACTTAAATATTTATTGTAAGGTTGTTACTTTTGACAAATTCCTGAAAAATCAAACACCACATAAACCCAATCACCCAAAAGATTCTGCGGGTCAAAATTACTTGCTGAATTATCAAAAGTCTAAAGCCTTCATCGAAATTAATCCTCCAACGATTGCAGGGGataacattatttcttcttatcacTCACTCCAGCAGACCTGAAGAACATGTAAACACCACGTGAGAAATTAGAATATGACTAATAATTATTGCTTGTAAGCATACATATTCTATTACAACCATACTGTCAACTCATTGCGTATAAGATGAAAATTAAGGTATTTATCGAAGAACAATCTAACAACAGGACCCACAATCACATATAGGAACTgctgctcatatatatatatatatatatatatatactttttcctttctttttggaACACCTTATGCTCGTTGGTTTTTTTGAGAATAAgggcacaagttacatatgaaatAAGCTCCTTTGCAAAAGTTGTCTATGAAAATACTAAAGTTTAAACCTAAACAACTGCAAACTAAAAACATATGCAATtatgaaaagaattacaataggAATGCAAGGATCATAAAGGACGGAAAAGAAAATCAACTATATGCCTACTGGAACAAAGTTATGAACCGAAACCATCTATGTATACATGTAATGAtccaaaggaattgaagccatccAAGTCAGTCTGGTTAACAACTTATCTAGTGACATTCCGTACAAGCTTTTGACTTCTGAAACTGAACATTGCTGGAAACTTGCATATGCAAAACTCCCCCTTTATTATTTAACCAATCATTCTTCAGAAAAAAGAAATTTAACCAATCCCTCGGTCATAGACCTCGTTGATATGGACACAAGGAAGCTTAAGACAGTCATGTTCAGTCTAGTCCGAATTTAGTTTCAAGCCTACATACATATGGTCAATCTTCAATACTTGTATATGAGCAGTCACGAGACAGAGGACATGAGGCTGTTAAATAGCAAGGCAACAATGGCACCAAAGTTTCATGAGATGACGAGGCATAGAGGCAACAGAAGAGGAATAAGCACATAAGGACAAGGTCGTTGCACACCATCCGACATTTAAGCCGAGCCCGAGCCTGATCAAAGTTTGGACAATACAGCTTGTTATTGTTCTTGTTGTCATCATTGTTGTTTTAAGCTCATCGAGCACGAAATCAACCGAGCTTGAGGCATCCATGAACATCTTGATCCAATTATCAAGCTAGCAATTGAGCCCTGGAAAAACATATTTAATCCGCTTTTGCTCATCCACCCAGTTCCAAGATTACTGCAACTGCAAACCAGTTGAAAAGGATGCCAACCATGTCTTGCAGAACTGAACAATAATTCGGTAATGTTGCCCCAAGTCTAATCCTAGAAAGACATCATAATCTTTGAAAATTCAAGGGATCACATAAAACCTGTAAATCTCAGCAGATCTAGGAAATTCTGGATTTTGAGCTGTTGAAATCAATTAATTACAACTGATCCAAAAATCCAATCCGAATGAATCAATCCAGAATTTAGTTCTCAATAGATAATTCCATTTTTCAAATCTTTGATCCAAACATCAAAGAGCAGCTAGTCTGACTGAATCCTCTGTATGTGCTAGAATATCTTAACCATCGTACATCGACAATCTTTCAACTTAAATCAGTGGCCAAATCTCTACCAGAGATGCACTCAGTATCCTTCATGCAATTAACGAACATATGAGCTGCCAGTCTAAGATCACTAAGTACCTTAAAGACAGTTGAAGTTTTCTTTAGAGAGTTGTAACATACTCAACAAGTGAATTATCATATGCCAACCACAAACATGTAGTGCTGCATGTTTGGACAGATAATTTGTTTACTTTGTACATATAAATTGACAACAATAGAGATCCAAACAAAATATTTACAATGATGCAGAACAAGTCATGCATCTCTATCATTGTTTGCAACGCATTGCAGCATTGGGGGGTGAGCAACAGTTACATTTTAATCCAATTGCCTTTTCCATCTTTAGCAATTGCAGTGAAAATGCACTAATAAAATTTCAAACTGTCAAAGTGAGAGGACCTATCAAACAACCAATGGATGAATGTTCCATAATGTGAAATGGATTGAAAGGTGATGAACAGATAGATATTACATGAGGAACTATCAACAAAACTTCATCAATCACCAATGAACTTGGTAAAATCATCATCACAAAATTTCCTACAGTTTTATTTACTGCCCTATTATAATAACAAGTGACATTTTGAAAACGATTAATCAGTTTCAATTTTAGAACTAATAGCTTACGAATCAGTCAAACTAATTAGATTTAGACCTCGTGTTACACTTTGTAAATGTAAAATTAATTTACGCCAGTATCAGATAGAAACCAGTAGCATATGGATTTAAATTACAAAAAGCCGCTTACCTCATCTTCCGAAGAACATTAGCCAtctcctctctcttctttttgGCTCTCTTGTGGGTGCCCAGCTTTCTTTTCGCAACTTTCAGTGCACGCTTATCCTTTCCAACTTTCAGGAGCTCAGTAATCCTCTTCTCATAAGGAGCAAAACCAGCTACTTCCCTGATCAAGTTCCTTACGAAATGAACCCTCTTGCTAGTTTTCTGACATTTGATTGTCCAAAGATTATAAATTATACAGCATAAAACCTCCAACTAATAGAATTTTAAAGCTTATGGAAGAAAAATGAAATAAACATAAACATAAGCTTTCTCCCATTGAATATATTCAGAAAACACCATATCTGTCACAAGATCTGACTTCTGCAGAAAATCAACATACAGTCAAAAGAAAACAACTATATTTATGAATGAGAAGAAAAAGCATAGGCATTCCAGTTGATTGGGCATGCATGCATCGCAAAATGAAACTTATTTAAGTAAATAAAAAGATATTAATGTTTAAGCTAAACATGTTCCTCATGTATAACTACttgaaactatgaaattaaggagATAAGCATTCACCATTTTGAGGTATAACTACATGTTCCTCTCAAGTTGCTCTAGAAGCAGAAGGGATGTTCGATGTCAGAGAAGACCAACCACCCATGACAATAAACTCAGATAGGGTTAACCCTAAGCAAAGTATATAGCAAATTATTCCTGCACAAGTCATATAGAATCTTAATTGTTTCCGTGATACCGACTCAACAACAAGAACGACAGATAACTCTCTCCAACTTGAGTAATTGAATGGTATGCTCATCAAATAAAACACAGAAATCAATCAGCATGCACTCCTTATTTCACTAAAAGCATACTTTGACCTGATCATAAATTAGCCACCTGACCGTAATACCCCGATAACCATTTAATAACAGTGAAAAAACAAATATCTGCATTTTTCAGCTAAAATAA of the Musa acuminata AAA Group cultivar baxijiao chromosome BXJ2-10, Cavendish_Baxijiao_AAA, whole genome shotgun sequence genome contains:
- the LOC103999915 gene encoding large ribosomal subunit protein eL36x — encoded protein: MTPSQPNTGLFVGLNKGHIVTKRELPPRPCSRKGKTSKRVHFVRNLIREVAGFAPYEKRITELLKVGKDKRALKVAKRKLGTHKRAKKKREEMANVLRKMRSAGVSDKKK